ATTCTTTATACATCTTTTATAACTTTTTAAAGAAGAACATTTTTCTGCTAAATCGTATAGAGTAAATGACCTCTACAAGTAAGAATTTTAGGGAAATGAAAATCTGAACATCTCAAGAGATTTTGTTAAtagtgggggttttttttatgcCAGTTTGGGTTGCTTAGCGtttttttcagaaactgctgatcctTTGGGATtttcatgtaaacagtttatACAGAACTGGAAAATATGGGAAAATAAAAACCATCCAGTAATTGTCAGTTCAGCAGGACAAATCACCGTGTTGAGAGGAAGGCTACGGTAACTCAAAGAACCACTCTTTTacatctgaggctacagtgtgTATACAAACACCGTACAGTTAAAGATCGTCCATTTTCGCTTGTGGTGTTTTCCCTCTTGCTTCCATTCCTCTGTCACAGGAACCACAAAACAGCCACAATGGCATGTTAAAGccattcattttcttcatttGCTTCAGCTAGTCTCGAAAGTAAGAGGCCTGTTACATATCCAGTGAGGAAGCGTCCATTGTTTTGTCCATTGGAAATCGGAGCTCACTGATAAGGTGATTAAACAGGGAATTATTCAGCCGTAGGGTTTAGGATCATTACCTCTGTTTGGTTATGTCATGCGCTGGTAGCTAAAGAAAATGCGTTCAGACTGAAGTGCTCCATTTTCGGTGTTTGACAAAAATTTTAAGCAtgtgaaacttttattttttttgttaaaacatCAGCCACATAGGTAATGTTTGTTGACACGAATTGAAAATAAAGAATCTGGTCAATTTAACGATGACTGAAAAATCCATGCCATTGTGTATGTTGttttaaagacacacaaaacttGGCCAGAAAAACACTTGCTTCATTGTGCCATCATTGTCCTTCACTAAACTCTTATGTAAAGGAGGTCGGATCTGCATCGGATCTGGTTTCATATGCAAACCTAGCTCTTAGAGTTTAAACAGGCTTCGTGTGATTAGTAACGAAAATTCAAAAATAGACGTTAAACCATGCCATTCAATTTAGAACAATTTTGCATAGTCAAATTAATGTAGGTGCTGTGTTTAAATAGGTGTACCTGTTTACATATACAGTGATACTTCAAGATACGAGTGCATTGACTTTTTTCAtcgaattttttgagatacaagctgtgattcgaccagaTGCACTCGACGAGTGGATTGACaaacaaatttttgagatacgagcatccgagccgtcacaattatgcgccggcgaaaatgtgtttatttatttaactttttttttttttgcaccggCAAAAACgtggtaacgtgtgtgttaagagtgttatataaagtggttatgtGAAcgagctcataatgtttgcattgaatacatcacattacatgatatgtttgcttgcacaagatgatacttcctccataacctcggcaactttttagcgcaacggcgtgctgcgtgtgacatcatcgttatcgttcgtttgtgcatgcgggtcagttcgaaacagcaaacagttcacactggtatctgatataggccacattttaaaaggtaatgtgaaaacaaaaaaaaaatcagatctgagcaaaatatccgaattgagcatcaagacttgcagtgtgaacgtggcctaacTCCCGAGGGCACAAGGTGGGCAATTTCTCTCCAATTACATCaagtcaagaggcttttattgtTATCTTGACCAAATATACCTAatgtagtacacagtgaaatgaaacaaggtTCTTCCAGGACCACTTCATAAAGACGTAGAGCTACACAAGACAACACAGCACTAAGGACTAAAGAGTGAAAAGAAAATCAACCTATTGTCATTAAAGGCTTGTTCAtacagtgccagacaagagacagcgcaaacagacaatacaataaaCTACGAGACAGATAAACAAAGATAGCGCCGACCAGTACAGAGTCTGTCTGGTGTTCGAAAACAGACGTAGCAAcgtataaaaatgtacaaaatgaacGCAAAGATGTGTGTCCAGTCTGTAAAAGGTCTCTGAGACCTGATTCAATAGTCATTATCTGTTGTTTAAACAAGTTTCAGCTGGCATTATGCTTTGGAACCCTGCTGCACTCCCTCACCATCTTTTCCTAATCCAGTCTATCTATTAAATCTGATtttaatacatcagtctaaGCAGTAAGTTTACTGAAAGCATTATGGGGAGTCACATTAGTTGCAAATAGATCTGGAAGGATGAAAGGTATGGAAagtgtagacagacagactggacAACGGGTTCTTCTGTAATATGGGTCGTAAGCAGCCAGAGATAAACGGAGGAAGAGACAAGAGGAGGACAGGATGGAAAACAACGAAGCTGACACTAATTCACTTTCAGCTTTCTGACAGAGTTTCAGCTTTAGGCTCCTGTCCAAGCATTGTCACAGGAAAGAAATGCCACGAGTATCTCATTACAGCCTTTTGATCCAGACGTTTGACGTTCTGATGATGTAGGTAAACATGGTTAAGCTCACCGTTGGAGCATGTGAACGTAACACAATCATATGTGATTAATGTGTCGGTTTGTGTAACATTAGGCCTTTTGTCCAGCTGGGCGTTGCCGTGAGATCTTATTCACGCAAGCCTGAAACCAAATTTCCATTTGAGTGTGTTTTTACACAAGCCTGTGCATGCACTTATAGTATGTGATTGCAGATACAGTGTAATCGCTTCGCTTGAAGTGTTGTCATTGTCATGTTTCACGTAATTACTTCTAAATTTAATATGAGAAGCATTAAAGGAGAGATTTGTTACAACACTTCTCCTTCCCTACAGCTGACACCAGTCTCTTTGCTGAGGCTGGATATATCTTGAGTTAtcttggagagaaaaaaaaggcgATGCTAATTTCAGGACCAGAAATATGTAAGCCTGAAATGAATAATCTAGCCATGgaattattagaattataatTTTCCTAAtgtatgtttttcatttttatgtgCTTGGACATGTGTAAAAGTTACAAATTGTTAAGTAAAagttacaaaaatacacacatacattgttGACAATAAGGACTCGTTAAGTCGAATTGAAGCACTactatgtttttatgttttattaagcAAATCCCATGTGCCACACAACCTCTAAATGAATTAGAGCCATTTCTCAGTGATTTCTTCACTAAAGAATTGGGTATGTAATGGAAACTTGTAGCTCATTAAAAACAGCACACTCTGCATTAGATCACAGATAAGTCATTAAGTACTGTTTGAATGTAATGGATGATGtgacatcattgtgtgtgtatgtgggagaATGGCTTTTCAGTACAGTTTAACAGCAGACTGGCTGTGATTTAGTTCAAAGTCCTCGTTTTCGTTTAATTAGTCAAATTGGAgagcgagtgtgtttgtgcgcgcgagagcgagtgtgtgcgcgcgagagcgagtgtgtgcgcgcgagagcgagtgtgtgcgcgcgagagcgagtgtgtgcgcgcgagagagcgagtgtgtgcgcgcgagagcgacacagagagcgagtgtgtatgtgtgcgagagagtatatgtgtgtgcgagagagtgacggagagagtgtgtgtgtgtgcgagagaatgaaagtgtgtgtgagagcgtgacagagagagagagagagtgtgtgtgtgtgtgtgtgtgtgtgtgtgagagagagagtgacagagagagtgtgtgtgtgagagagtgacagaaagagagcgtgtgtgtgtgtgtgagagagagtgacagagagggtgtgtgtgtgtgtgtgtgtgtgtgtgtgtgtgtgtgtgtgtgaaagagagagagaatgtgtgtgtgtgtgtgtgtgtgcgcgaaagagtgacagagaaagagtgtgtgtgtgtgtgtgtgtgcgagagaatgacagagagggtgtgtgtgcgagagagtgaccgagagggtgtgtgtgcgagagagtgacagagtgtgtgtgtgtgtgtgtgtgtgtgtgtgtgtgtgtgtgtgtgtgtgtgtgtgtgtgtgtgtgtgtgtgtgtgtgtgtgtgtgtgtgtgtgtgtgtgtgtgtgtgagcgagagtgatTGCTGAGTCAGTGCAGGTCAAATAGCAATCGATAGAAACTCCGGCTGTGGGGGAAAACCACTGAAAATATGCTGCATCACTAAACCTCTCGTTCTTTCAGTGTATCCCACTGATTCTTTCTACTCGATTAAACTGACTGCTTGTGTTCAGTCTGTAATTTTACTTCATGTAATTTTACTATAATTAGCTAGTATTTGGTATATATTATTCTCATTATATGAAATTATATACTTGTACTCTTAGTGAATTACATTTCCAGGAAAGCAATGTTTtgctctttgtttttattttctgttctaaTGCTTAGGATGTTAGATCATTTTGAccttttattgctttttataCAATTACAGTAAAGCAAATCTAAATGTAATAATCCTATTTCTACACAATGtctttacactattttatgttTTCTTGTACTATCGGATTCATTCTTGAAAGAATTTAGACAGAAGCAAAGTTAGCTGCCGATAGAAGAAAATGTCTGGACTGAAGATATTTTAACGTCCTAAGACGTCATTTTGTGCAGTGTAACATAattataaatcaaattaaaattctATATATTGCACATATTTTACTTCAAATTATTTCATTAGCAAACTGTGTAGTAATATTGAACTAAATCAAGTTTTCCATGAAATCATTACATTAATGTCAATTAATCATCATCAGttaaaacctttttctttttaatcatttaaattctaatattttattttctttatttatttttattcaagtAAGATTCTAGACACTTGCTTTGACGGAGAATAATTTGTTTTCCAAATAATAAGCATTTTTTCCACTCCGTGTCTCAACCAAACATCATCTTTGTAGCTCCAGTtaaattttttctctctctctcgtttggTTTATAATTAAACTGGATAAACAGAAGGGCCAAAAGACATCAAACCTCTACGATTTCCATTAACAGCGAGTAATTACAGCTCAGTGCTTCCACATAGTggtattgtttataaattatttgAAGACCGGTGCAATCCGGTCAATTCCATCTGATTTTaaaaattatcattattacGCCAAAgtttcattattaatatgtGAAAATACTATTAAAATGTTCCTTCGACCTTAAAGAAATATCATATGAAACTAAGGCAAACTTTACCACCATCAGAACATATGAAcaaaccactcactcactcattttctaccgcttatctcaacttctcgggtcacggagatctcaggcatcatcgggcatcaaggcaggatacactaaggacggagtgccaacccatcacagggcgcacacacacacactctcattcactcacacacacacacacacacactacggacaattttccagagatacaaatcaacctaccatgcatgtctttggaccgggtggaggaaaccggagtgcccagaggaaacccccgaggcacggggagaacatgcaaactccacacacacaaggcggaggtgggaatcgaacccccaacctggaggtgtgaggcaaacatgctaaccactaagccaccatgccccccataTAAACAAACcactaaaatataaatgttctgTTTTAATGTACCCTtgaattcttaaatctgattggccaggacgtgtttttttttcttttttttataagagcAGCGCTGACAGAAGCTCCGACTCTTTTATCATTGTTACAGCAgcagatgatttatttattcttgaGATAGGAGATTACTTAACATTATGGTGAATGTTTTTCTGTAAAGAAGAATTATTTCACATAGTAATAGTAGAAGTTTTCCAGACAAGATTTCCAGACTTGTGACTTTCTCGGAAACGTGAAAAACTGtccattatttatataaaaccaCGAGTCTGATAGTAACTGTTTATCTACTGTTAATTAACCAATAACAGGAATTAACTTAACAACTTGTCactttttacttaaaaataagCTAAAAATCACTGACGTATTTTCTTTCTACTTCTATATTGCTGGTGTAGGAGCCTGGTTGAAGAGCAGTTTGGGCTAcgtgcagagagaaagaggaggtgAACTCATCCTCACCTATATCGCCCCACAGCTTGGTTACTGGGTAGCAGCCATGTCTCCTATaaacacaggtaacacacaagTTCTTTCTGGGTCTCTTGCTCAGAATGTTAGCCAGCTCATTTACCCTTGTTGCTGAAGGTCTTCTAGCAGTGTTTATTTGCTTGCAAATGTAGATGTGGACTTTTCATCAATGCTAGTACCAACACGCATACTTCTGTTTGAAGGCACTGCTGACAATTTATTTAagtatgtgatttgggacacacctTGTTAGCGGGGAACTAAAGAAACATCGGATCACGTAGGACTGAGCCGAGGAATTATTTCAGTTTTGATTTGTCACTTTTCcgtgtaatatattttatataaatgctgcttttttctgctgctgctcAGATTGTGGCTCACAATTActtttgtaatgtgtgtgtgtgcgtgtgtctgtctatctgtctgtgggtttgtctctgtctgtctgtgggtttgtctctgtctgtctgtgggtttgtctctgtctgtctgtgcgtttgtgtctgtctgtgcatttgtctctgtctgtctgtgggtttgTCTCTGTgggtttgtctctgtctgtctgtgggtttgtctctgtctgtctgtgggtttgtgtgtctgtctgtgggtttgtctgtctttctgtttctgtgtgtttgtctctgtctgtctgtgtgtgtgtgtctgtctgtgggtttgtctctgtctgtctatgggtttgtctctgtctgtctgtgggtttgtctctgtctgtctgtgggtttgtctctgtctgtctgtgggtttgtctctgtctttctgtttctgtgggtttgtttctgtctgtctgtctgtgtgtttgtctctctgtctctgtctgtctgtgtgtgtgtgtctctgtctgtgtgtgtgtgtctctgtctgtgtgtgtgtctctgtctgtgtgtgtctctgtctgtgtgtgcctgtgtgttccAGGTCCTGTAGTTGCAAAGGACATTAGCACATACCACACTGTGTTCCTTTTAGCCATACTGGGAGGCACGGctctcatcctcctcttcctcctctgtctTCTGGTTTGTTACTGCAGGTGTGTGATTTTTCTCTTTGCGCTTTCTTTCCCGATCTCATCCTTCATTCATCTCTTTATATTTGCTGTTGTAAGTTCATCCAAAACAAATTAAGTAATGTTTATTGAGTACAACTAAATAGTAGCTCATTAATACTTGACATTAAATGGATTTTGTTTTGGCAGCTATATGGTACTAGCCGCTTGTTAGGGATTGTTTATTAAGAATTTGGTATATTTGTAGACATTAGAGACGCTATCTTACATTTCCTCTCATATTTCCCATGTCCATGTTACCAGGAGAAAGTGCTCACGCTCGAGACGAGCTCATCAGAAGTATATTCTGACCTCATCTCTGGACAGCTCCAAAAGAGACCAAGCCACATCTATGTCCCATCTCAACCTTATCAACGAGGCCCAACTAGACCATGTAGGGGTGGAAGCAGACCTGCACACACCTATGCTGAAAGACGCCCCTCACAATTCCTCCACCAATGAGCTGGTGTCATCTCGAAACGAATTTGGGTGTCACTCCCAGCGTGATTATCACCGCAGCTACACCTCTGTTGTCTCCTCGACCGTCCATCCTCTCCGCACGTCCGCTTTGTCCTCATCTCCGTATCTGCTGCACCATGCTGCTTCAGCTGGTCGCCTATCCTCTGTGAGCAAGGCTAGTCCACGCGAGCTCCGCCTTTCTCCATCCACAACTTCACCCCCTACTTCACCAGAGAGGGATCTGGGGGTGGAGCACCGGCCATCTGACTTCCTGCTCTCACGGTCAGTGGATCAGCTGGAACGCCCTCCAGGCCTTCTGCCCGGCCCCGGAGCTCTACTCTGCTGTACATCTGAGCTCCAAGTAAGCCAGGCCGGAGCTGGATATCAGAAAGGCCGGCCCACTTTGCTAATTCCCGCCCATTATATGCGGTTGCCTGGGACGCACCCTCTCTCAGGGCAAGCGCTACTGCTCCAGTCAGATGAGAGGAGTGAGCTCGAGAGCATTCGTGCAGAGCTTAATGCATCCCATCAGCCTCAAACCGAAGCAGGGGAAGTGGGGGGCTGCATGGACGAAGGGGTGGAGGAAGTGAACGTAGGATCGAGGGAGGCAGGAGGAGGGACGGTAGATGAGTGGACGACAGCACTACCTGAAGCCTTGTCTATCCCCAACTCACTGAGTGAGGCGGCGCTTGGGGTGGTGCAGATGAACGGAGAAGATCAGCTACTGGCTGAGAAGACGTTAATGGAGCTGAGGGGTGGGAAGCCTCTCCCACACCCACGAGCCTGGTTTGTGTCGCTGGACGGCCGCTCAAATGCACACATCCGCCATTCCTACATTGATCTGCAGAGGGCAGCACATGGCACCAGCTCTGTGGGCAGCAATGATGCCAGTCTAGACTCGGGCGTAGATGTGAGCGATGTCACTCCAGGCCGCAAGGCCAAAGTTCAGGAAAAGGCCCCGGTTATGTCACCCAATGTAGCATGCACATCCCTGGTATTTGTGCAGGGTACTAATACTAATGCTCATTCAGAACCCAATGAGAGTGAGAGCCAAACTCCTGTCTGCAGCCCGGAAGAAAACTCGCTCATTCCTTTGTTGCCCAAATCTGAGACTAAGGATGAGACTATAATGCCTCCTTCACCTCCGTTGCTGCCCACTCCTCCTCTCccgtctcctcctcctctcccagATCCTGTcgtggaggaggaagatgagcCCAGGGGAGACAAGGAACGGATAGTGAGTATCGAGCGTGCCCAAACGCACCTTAATCTCCCTTCGAGCAACAGCGCCCCGGATGGATTGGCTGCTCCTGAGGACAGCGATGAGAACAAGAAGAGTCCATGGCAGAAGCGCGAGGAGAGGCCACTGCTTGCCTTTAACCTCAAATGACCCCTGACCTTCAGCCTTTTTCCCTGTGGAACAGCCTTTTGGCTGAAGGACTTCGGGTCTGACTTTTACGTTACGTGAATCGCTTGTGTATGAACAAAAATCGCTAAACACATTTATGCACAACAGCTATGCCTTTTTAAACAAACTGCAAACGAAAGCCATCGTATGAATGTGAGATGTTTAGCTTTATGAACCGCTGCTGGTGTTCAGGTAAGCAATAGGATCTTCAACTGGCAGCATACAGCACTGAGCACTGTGTCTTCGTCCACAGTAAATGTTTAATCACGCCTTCGTCCTCCGTGTCCCAGCACTTAGCTGAACAATTTTCCCTCAGTCTTCCTTAAATGAATCTGTGACTGAAAATCAAGCCTGTAATGATTTTGTGTGCTGTAGTTTCAGTCTCTCCAGCAAgtgtttgctttctttttttattcatcagcGTCGAGTTTTGAATCGTTGGCACCAGTCAAATGCAGTATTTTCCCCTCAGTACAATAATCCAGTCAGTGTATCCACTGTAACATCTGTGAACCTTCCTGAGACTCGAGACTCTCAGCTATGCATTGCTTTGAttctggttttattattattattgttgttattgttattattattattatttgttcttttattgttgttattattatgtgaaTACATTATAAGTGTTTGTTATTGTAGTCACTGTTTGATTTTGAACACATTTTAGTGAACATTTTATTCAGCAGAAGTAGTTGTTTTCCTCTTTGCTTGTCATACATACGTAAcatgctctgtctgtctgaagtGCCTATGTAGCAGATGCGTTCATTTACAATCCTCACGTCTCCTCACAGATTAGAGCCTATTAAATATCTAtgcttttgtcctttttttttttggattttttgaAATGTAGTGCAtaaaccttgtgtgtgtttgtaagtgtacagtgtatGCATGTCCATACTGTGTGTTTCTCCACCTGTGGAGAACCAGCACACATTtcagagtgtgtatttggtgttttgtgagtttgtgtatgaAGCAAGTATGCTACACTTCTTATGGTTGTCAGTCCTTGCccaaatgtttatttagcagTGAGTAGGATTGTGTTTACGTgtgttttattgtctgtgtgtgtttgttgcgtgtgagtatgtatgcttgtgtgtgtgtgtgtgtgagagagagtgagtctgtgtgcacttgtgtgtttgtgtctgtgtgcgcgcgcgctggTGTGACTGTGTATGCTTGTGcgctggtgtatgtgtgtgtttgcgtgcactggtgtgtttgcgtgcgcgcttgtgtgtgtgtgagagagtctatgcgcttgtgtgtgtgtgtgtgtgtgtgtgtgtgtgtgtgtgtgtgtg
This genomic stretch from Tachysurus fulvidraco isolate hzauxx_2018 chromosome 25, HZAU_PFXX_2.0, whole genome shotgun sequence harbors:
- the fam171a1 gene encoding protein FAM171A1 isoform X4 encodes the protein MVYDDEIQIVSGYQGSRLQPWIQFQRRALSLPPNATYTNLTAFLTVTHSGQNTQHFPYLQGLGSNSTASDRRFELTPVAAISVHLLGSDGAELHVSEPISVSIPLPSNSGLKENDHIPAWRFDPKLGAWLKSSLGYVQRERGGELILTYIAPQLGYWVAAMSPINTGPVVAKDISTYHTVFLLAILGGTALILLFLLCLLVCYCRRKCSRSRRAHQKYILTSSLDSSKRDQATSMSHLNLINEAQLDHVGVEADLHTPMLKDAPHNSSTNELVSSRNEFGCHSQRDYHRSYTSVVSSTVHPLRTSALSSSPYLLHHAASAGRLSSVSKASPRELRLSPSTTSPPTSPERDLGVEHRPSDFLLSRSVDQLERPPGLLPGPGALLCCTSELQVSQAGAGYQKGRPTLLIPAHYMRLPGTHPLSGQALLLQSDERSELESIRAELNASHQPQTEAGEVGGCMDEGVEEVNVGSREAGGGTVDEWTTALPEALSIPNSLSEAALGVVQMNGEDQLLAEKTLMELRGGKPLPHPRAWFVSLDGRSNAHIRHSYIDLQRAAHGTSSVGSNDASLDSGVDVSDVTPGRKAKVQEKAPVMSPNVACTSLVFVQGTNTNAHSEPNESESQTPVCSPEENSLIPLLPKSETKDETIMPPSPPLLPTPPLPSPPPLPDPVVEEEDEPRGDKERIVSIERAQTHLNLPSSNSAPDGLAAPEDSDENKKSPWQKREERPLLAFNLK
- the fam171a1 gene encoding protein FAM171A1 isoform X2, coding for MRLWDIRRSAVIVICFLGCNIWKAVTDALREDSDTKEVALKVHLSDASTHQPLSDATVDLFVNYTLIARETSGIDGNIFVRLPYRLGDLLVITATKRGYVPNSAPWRPNRLPGSRLQPWIQFQRRALSLPPNATYTNLTAFLTVTHSGQNTQHFPYLQGLGSNSTASDRRFELTPVAAISVHLLGSDGAELHVSEPISVSIPLPSNSGLKENDHIPAWRFDPKLGAWLKSSLGYVQRERGGELILTYIAPQLGYWVAAMSPINTGPVVAKDISTYHTVFLLAILGGTALILLFLLCLLVCYCRRKCSRSRRAHQKYILTSSLDSSKRDQATSMSHLNLINEAQLDHVGVEADLHTPMLKDAPHNSSTNELVSSRNEFGCHSQRDYHRSYTSVVSSTVHPLRTSALSSSPYLLHHAASAGRLSSVSKASPRELRLSPSTTSPPTSPERDLGVEHRPSDFLLSRSVDQLERPPGLLPGPGALLCCTSELQVSQAGAGYQKGRPTLLIPAHYMRLPGTHPLSGQALLLQSDERSELESIRAELNASHQPQTEAGEVGGCMDEGVEEVNVGSREAGGGTVDEWTTALPEALSIPNSLSEAALGVVQMNGEDQLLAEKTLMELRGGKPLPHPRAWFVSLDGRSNAHIRHSYIDLQRAAHGTSSVGSNDASLDSGVDVSDVTPGRKAKVQEKAPVMSPNVACTSLVFVQGTNTNAHSEPNESESQTPVCSPEENSLIPLLPKSETKDETIMPPSPPLLPTPPLPSPPPLPDPVVEEEDEPRGDKERIVSIERAQTHLNLPSSNSAPDGLAAPEDSDENKKSPWQKREERPLLAFNLK
- the fam171a1 gene encoding protein FAM171A1 isoform X3; the protein is MRLWDIRRSAVIVICFLGCNIWKAVTDALREDSDTKGSRLQPWIQFQRRALSLPPNATYTNLTAFLTVTHSGQNTQHFPYLQGLGSNSTASDRRFELTPVAAISVHLLGSDGAELHVSEPISVSIPLPSNSGLKENDHIPAWRFDPKLGAWLKSSLGYVQRERGGELILTYIAPQLGYWVAAMSPINTGPVVAKDISTYHTVFLLAILGGTALILLFLLCLLVCYCRRKCSRSRRAHQKYILTSSLDSSKRDQATSMSHLNLINEAQLDHVGVEADLHTPMLKDAPHNSSTNELVSSRNEFGCHSQRDYHRSYTSVVSSTVHPLRTSALSSSPYLLHHAASAGRLSSVSKASPRELRLSPSTTSPPTSPERDLGVEHRPSDFLLSRSVDQLERPPGLLPGPGALLCCTSELQVSQAGAGYQKGRPTLLIPAHYMRLPGTHPLSGQALLLQSDERSELESIRAELNASHQPQTEAGEVGGCMDEGVEEVNVGSREAGGGTVDEWTTALPEALSIPNSLSEAALGVVQMNGEDQLLAEKTLMELRGGKPLPHPRAWFVSLDGRSNAHIRHSYIDLQRAAHGTSSVGSNDASLDSGVDVSDVTPGRKAKVQEKAPVMSPNVACTSLVFVQGTNTNAHSEPNESESQTPVCSPEENSLIPLLPKSETKDETIMPPSPPLLPTPPLPSPPPLPDPVVEEEDEPRGDKERIVSIERAQTHLNLPSSNSAPDGLAAPEDSDENKKSPWQKREERPLLAFNLK
- the fam171a1 gene encoding protein FAM171A1 isoform X1, with translation MRLWDIRRSAVIVICFLGCNIWKAVTDALREDSDTKEVALKVHLSDASTHQPLSDATVDLFVNYTLIARETSGIDGNIFVRLPYRLGDLLVITATKRGYVPNSAPWRPNRLPVFSSLSLDLLPERAATLMVYDDEIQIVSGYQGSRLQPWIQFQRRALSLPPNATYTNLTAFLTVTHSGQNTQHFPYLQGLGSNSTASDRRFELTPVAAISVHLLGSDGAELHVSEPISVSIPLPSNSGLKENDHIPAWRFDPKLGAWLKSSLGYVQRERGGELILTYIAPQLGYWVAAMSPINTGPVVAKDISTYHTVFLLAILGGTALILLFLLCLLVCYCRRKCSRSRRAHQKYILTSSLDSSKRDQATSMSHLNLINEAQLDHVGVEADLHTPMLKDAPHNSSTNELVSSRNEFGCHSQRDYHRSYTSVVSSTVHPLRTSALSSSPYLLHHAASAGRLSSVSKASPRELRLSPSTTSPPTSPERDLGVEHRPSDFLLSRSVDQLERPPGLLPGPGALLCCTSELQVSQAGAGYQKGRPTLLIPAHYMRLPGTHPLSGQALLLQSDERSELESIRAELNASHQPQTEAGEVGGCMDEGVEEVNVGSREAGGGTVDEWTTALPEALSIPNSLSEAALGVVQMNGEDQLLAEKTLMELRGGKPLPHPRAWFVSLDGRSNAHIRHSYIDLQRAAHGTSSVGSNDASLDSGVDVSDVTPGRKAKVQEKAPVMSPNVACTSLVFVQGTNTNAHSEPNESESQTPVCSPEENSLIPLLPKSETKDETIMPPSPPLLPTPPLPSPPPLPDPVVEEEDEPRGDKERIVSIERAQTHLNLPSSNSAPDGLAAPEDSDENKKSPWQKREERPLLAFNLK